A part of Gossypium hirsutum isolate 1008001.06 chromosome A07, Gossypium_hirsutum_v2.1, whole genome shotgun sequence genomic DNA contains:
- the LOC107895184 gene encoding photosystem I reaction center subunit XI, chloroplastic, translating into MATTASPMATQLKSSFRSSVTRGLVVPRGISGSPFKVSSGKTRTPCFTVKAVQSDKSTFQVIQPINGDPFIGSLETPITSSPLIAWYLSNLPAYRTAVNPLLRGIEVGLAHGFLLVGPFVKAGPLRNTAVAGQAGSLAAAGLVVILSICLTMYGVASFKEGEPSIAPSLTLTGRKKEPDQLQTADGWAKFTGGFFFGGISGVTWAYFLLYVLDLPYYFK; encoded by the exons ATGGCTACCACTGCTTCTCCAATGGCGACTCAGCTGAAGAGCAGCTTTAGGTCGTCTGTTACAAGAGGACTGGTAGTCCCCAGGGGCATTTCGGGATCCCCGTTTAAAGTATCTTCCGGAAAGACCAGGACCCCTTGCTTCACTGTCAAAGCTGTTCAATCCGACAAG TCAACATTTCAAGTAATCCAACCCATCAACGGCGACCCCTTCATTGGAAGCCTGGAGACTCCAATCACCTCAAGCCCCTTAATTGCATGGTACCTTTCCAACCTCCCAGCCTATAGGACGGCAGTGAACCCACTTCTGAGGGGAATCGAAGTGGGTCTGGCTCACGGCTTCCTCCTGGTTGGTCCATTCGTAAAGGCCGGCCCTCTAAGGAACACTGCGGTGGCGGGTCAAGCTGGGTCCTTAGCCGCTGCCGGTTTGGTTGTGATCCTCAGCATTTGCTTGACGATGTATGGTGTTGCGTCGTTCAAAGAAGGTGAGCCATCGATAGCACCGAGCCTAACCCTGACTGggaggaagaaagagccagaccAGTTGCAAACGGCGGATGGATGGGCTAAGTTCACTGGAGGGTTCTTCTTTGGTGGAATCTCTGGTGTCACTTGGGCTTACTTCCTCCTGTATGTCCTTGACCTTCCTTACTACTTTAAGTAG